One Loxodonta africana isolate mLoxAfr1 chromosome 4, mLoxAfr1.hap2, whole genome shotgun sequence genomic region harbors:
- the LOC135231383 gene encoding olfactory receptor 6C2-like: protein MTNHTVITTFILLGMTEDPKLQLVLLVFLFLTYFLCVAGNMTIITLTLLDSHLQTPMYFFLRNFSFLEVSFTSVCIPRFLYSLTTGDKTCTYNACATQLFFGILFGATEFFLFAAMSYDRYVAICKPLHYTTIMNNKFCTTLLLCCWIAGLLIIVPPLCMGLQLEFCDSNLIDSFGCDAYPILQIACSDTELIEKVVLAFAVLTLITTLLGVLLSYTYIISTILKFPSAQQRKKAFSTCSSHMIVVSMSYGSSIFAYIKPSGKEGIALNKVVGLLFTSVVPMLNPFIYTLRNKQVKEAFKDTVKRIAFLIKK from the coding sequence ATGACAAATCACACAGTGATAACAACATTCATCCTGCTGGGGATGACGGAGGACCCAAAATTACAACTTGTGcttttggtatttttatttctcaccTACTTTTTGTGTGTGGCTGGGAACATGACAATTATCACTCTCACACTTTTGGATTCCCATCTTCAAactcccatgtatttttttctccgaaatttctctttcttagaaGTCTCATTCACCTCCGTCTGTATTCCCAGATTCCTGTACAGCCTGACAACTGGAGATAAAACTTGTACCTATAATGCTTGTGCCACGCAATTGTTTTTTGGTATCCTCTTTGGAGCAACTGAGTTTTTTCTCTTTGCTGCCATGTCCTATGATCGCTacgtggccatctgtaagcccctACATTACACAACCATCATGAACAACAAGTTCTGCACTACACTCCTTCTCTGCTGTTGGATTGCTGGCCTGTTGATTATTGTGCCCCCTCTTTGCATGGGTCTCCAGCTGGAATTCTGTGACTCCAATCTCATTGATAGTTTTGGTTGTGACGCATATCCTATCCTACAGATCGCCTGTTCAGACACAGAGCTTATAGAAAAGGTTGTTTTGGCTTTTGCTGTGCTAACACTGATTACTACCCTACTGGGTGTGCTTCTCTCCTACACATACATCATCAGCACCATTCTAAAATTCCCTTCTGCCCAACAAAGGAAAAAGGCCTTTTCCACCTGTTCTTCTCACATGATTGTGGTTTCCATGAGCTATGGCAGTTCCATCTTTGCCTACATTAAACCttcaggaaaggaaggaatagcCCTTAATAAGGTTGTGGGGCTGCTCTTTACTTCAGTTGTCCCTATGCTTAACCCTTTCATTTATACACTACGAAACAAGCAGGTAAAGGAAGCCTTCAAAGACACCGTAAAAAGGATTGCATTTCTCATAAAGAAGTAA